One segment of Glandiceps talaboti chromosome 21, keGlaTala1.1, whole genome shotgun sequence DNA contains the following:
- the LOC144451879 gene encoding uncharacterized protein LOC144451879, with translation MESEEASQIINWVIKGHSVFFTGSAGTGKTTLIKKIVEMIPRTVAVTTSTGIAASQYTSASTIHRFTGIKTGTQRLSTTLRYVNSRKEVKERILSTDVLIIDEISMISSQTFNLINDVLQSIRSSTEVFGGMQIVACGDFKQLPPVRSPHDNAEYCFTSELWNRTFTHTTILKTIYRQNDPQFINILTEISNGQCSKENRELLKNRTKPLSSSDFGLEFIPAIYTHNTDVQHHNMTQLIDHPGQVYTFTAKDTGSKSLLNKRTIADSTLHLKVGSPVMLIYNCTNELTNGMTGTVTEMKDGLPVVHFPRVNKTVRVEQKIWHVASDEDPETVVATRIQIPLKLAWAFTVHKSQGLSLEAAEIHCRQVFAPGHLYVAMSRLRSMNGLRLVGFNDTSLMSPPVEVANFLECVSSNRPYRPLHCHRVQITTDMIDTTEDWGDDDDDDDTVATLWADKMEEEMTIDQPSTTEEVTPLDILEESDDYFSRPPFSFCVKTFLTTLKDDSVFAKMQQSSAYHVNAIIENLKKPERVESVENYIRHQWCKIYKILQANCKGAPDQQGSHDRKSFTAHLQELHEHITQDKTLDDFMNVCRQPRTLYHIECLSTILMEVNRLIIKEIADIVRAERGANTTADDTDEAEQNSNDSSKAKVRYVGGWVIAKTVKKYRKYLVENGMSLQRTVRQKLQTLYSKKLVVESLVCTSQYVHENTSYQDSLSVTDYKQYRQGGLFHITDAAYSFFVSLEKERVALMSSKSFNEHKSQLVIWVLDCLHKNSSLREEFMTIVEATDDMCHGGCITENGKIVIHEVYQDILQRYINMGVGQFLRDIRCELHLQKTEAHRRKVMQREQKATEKSKKVTNEEMKNDRSEGKEVTHRLMIAKVTENPKYFTSRLYTKDEIKSLFGLYDLRYMQSYTKNRLNDLLVNKIKNCTRMPKPERL, from the coding sequence ATGGAGAGTGAAGAAGCCAGTCAAATCATCAACTGGGTCATCAAAGGACACAGTGTTTTCTTCACTGGGAGTGCTGGCACAGGAAAGACAACCCTCATaaagaaaattgttgaaatgattCCCAGAACAGTTGCAGTTACAACCTCAACTGGAATCGCTGCAAGTCAATACACAAGTGCATCAACTATCCATAGATTTACTGGTATAAAGACTGGTACTCAACGTCTGTCAACAACACTGAGATATGTAAATAGCAGAAAAGAAGTAAAGGAGCGCATCTTATCAACGGATGTTCTAATAATAGATGAGATATCTATGATCAGCAGTCAgacattcaatttgataaatgATGTCCTCCAAAGTATAAGATCAAGCACAGAAGTTTTTGGGGGAATGCAGATAGTAGCATGTGGTGATTTCAAGCAGTTGCCGCCAGTCAGGTCACCACATGACAATGCAGAGTATTGTTTTACGTCGGAACTTTGGAATAGGACTTTCACTCATACAACAATATTGAAGACCATCTACAGACAGAATGACCCACAGTTCATTAACATTCTGACAGAAATATCTAATGGACAGTGCAGCAAAGAAAACCGAGAACTGCTTAAGAATCGAACTAAACCACTCTCATCGAGTGATTTTGGGCTCGAGTTCATACCAGCtatttacacacacaacacTGATGTACAGCACCATAACATGACACAATTGATTGATCATCCCGGCCAAGTCTACACCTTCACAGCAAAAGACACTGGCAGTAAATCATTGCTAAACAAGCGCACGATAGCTGACTCAACACTTCACCTGAAGGTTGGCTCACCAGTCATGCTCATTTACAACTGCACAAATGAGTTAACAAATGGCATGACTGGTACTGTAACAGAGATGAAGGATGGGCTACCAGTAGTACACTTTCCAAGAGTAAACAAAACTGTGAGAGTAGAACAGAAGATTTGGCATGTTGCATCTGATGAAGACCCTGAAACTGTCGTAGCCACAAGAATACAGATCCCGCTAAAACTAGCATGGGCCTTCACTGTTCACAAGTCTCAGGGTTTAAGTTTGGAGGCAGCTGAAATCCATTGCAGGCAGGTTTTTGCACCAGGGCACCTATACGTAGCCATGTCAAGATTGAGGAGCATGAATGGCTTGAGACTGGTTGGTTTTAATGACACATCCTTGATGTCACCACCCGTTGAAGTAGCCAATTTTCTAGAGTGTGTGTCATCAAACAGACCTTACAGGCCACTACATTGCCACAGGGTCCAAATCACCACTGACATGATTGATACCACAGAAGACTGgggggatgatgatgatgatgatgatacagtTGCTACTTTGTGGGCAGACAAGATGGAGGAGGAGATGACCATTGACCAACCTAGTACTACAGAAGAAGTTACACCACTCGATATCCTTGAAGAAAGTGATGACTATTTTTCAAGGCCACCTTTCAGTTTCTGTGTAAAGACATTTCTAACAACCCTAAAGGATGACTCTGTCTTTGCCAAAATGCAACAGTCATCAGCATACCATGTCAATGCCATAATAGAAAACTTAAAGAAACCCGAGAGAGTAGAAAGTGTTGAGAACTATATCAGACATCAGTGGTGCAAaatctacaaaatattacaggCAAACTGCAAGGGTGCACCAGATCAGCAAGGAAGCCATGACCGTAAATCATTTACAGCTCATTTACAGGAGCTACATGAACACATTACACAGGACAAAACATTGGATGATTTCATGAATGTCTGTCGCCAGCCCcgaacattgtatcacattgagTGCTTGTCAACTATTTTGATGGAAGTGAATAGACTGATAATCAAAGAAATTGCTGATATTGTCAGAGCGGAGCGTGGGGCAAACACAACTGCAGATGATACTGATGAAGCAGAACAGAATTCGAATGACTCAAGCAAAGCAAAGGTGCGATATGTTGGGGGATGGGTAATTGCCAAGACTGTAAAAAAATACAGGAAATATCTTGTAGAAAATGGTATGTCACTTCAGCGCACCGTCAGGCAGAAACTGCAGACACTCTACAGCAAGAAACTTGTAGTAGAAAGCCTTGTTTGCACATCCCAGTATGTGCATGAGAATACCTCATATCAGGATTCCCTGTCAGTCACAGATTACAAGCAATACAGGCAGGGAGGACTTTTCCACATCACAGACGCTGCATACTCATTTTTCGTATCTTTGGAGAAAGAAAGGGTGGCACTAATGTCATCAAAGAGCTTCAATGAACACAAATCACAACTTGTGATATGGGTGTTGGATTGCCTTCATAAAAACAGCAGCCTTAGAGAGGAGTTCATGACAATAGTTGAGGCAACAGATGATATGTGCCATGGTGGTTGTATTACAGAAAATGGGAAGATCGTTATTCATGAAGTCTACCAAGATATACTTCAACGTTATATTAACATGGGAGTTGGACAATTCCTGAGAGACATTCGGTGTGAACTGCACTTACAGAAGACTGAGGCACACAGGAGGAAGGTGATGCAGAGAGAGCAGAAAGCCACCGAAAAGAGTAAAAAGGTAACAAATGAGGAGATGAAGAATGACAGAAGTGAGGGAAAAGAAGTGACACACAGACTGATGATTGCGAAGGTCACAGAGAATCCGAAATATTTCACATCCCGTCTGTACacaaaagatgaaataaaatcaCTGTTTGGACTTTATGATTTACGCTACATGCAAAGTTACACAAAGAACAGACTGAATGACCTCCTtgtcaacaaaattaaaaactgtACCAGAATGCCCAAGCCAGAAAGACTGTAA